Below is a window of uncultured Cohaesibacter sp. DNA.
AGGGATGCTGTTCAGCGCAGAGGAGAAAATCAGCATTCCCATCGACGCCCCGATGAAACCGTTGATCAGAATGACCGCCGTCCAGGCCGAAGAAACCGAGCCGAGCATATAGTTGAAGGGCGCGACGCCGAACCAGCCGGTCAAGGTGGACAGGAAGCCATTGTCCCACAGCAGCCATTTCCACAGCAGAACATAGAGCACCGGCGGCGATATGCGCGGCAGCAGCCAGACGGCGCGGAAGAAAGTGGCCTGACCTTGCGGCAGATAGAAGGTCGTCACAGCCAGAAACAGCGCAAAGCCGATATTGAACAGCACCAGCGTGGTCGCGACATAGAAGATGGTATTGAGAATGATGAATTTCGATCCCGGCTTGTTGACCAGCGTTCTGAAATTCTCCGTTGTCCAGCTCCAGCCGGTATAGGCCTCCTTGGCCAGCAGATCGCGCCCGCCGGCATCAAGCGACAGATCAAGCGCTGCAAGCCCGGCCAGAAAAGCCTCCTTCGTCGCGAAACGCTGATTGAGGATCGATTGGGAAAAGGGTTCGGCGGCCAGCTTCAGATCGCGCATGCTGCGCGGTCGGCTACGCAGTTTTTTCAAGGCGCGCACAAAGTCCCGGTTCGACTTGAAGCTCTTGCCACCCAGTTTTTCACCGATTTCCGCCAGGAATGCGGGCGAAACGCCAGCCTCGGCGGCAGCCTTCAGGCTCGCCTCCCCGACATGATAGCCCTTGGTGCCCAGAGCCTCGATGGTGTTTGTATCAAGGGCAGGATTGTCGGCCAGATGCCTGATGGTCTGCGGCGTAATCATGTAATCGCCACCGCTGATGCCCGTCGCCGTGCTCATGTTGGTAAAGGCGAAAACACCGGTCAGAACCACCGGAATGAGGAAAAACAACAGGACCATGACCAAAGCCGGCGTCATGAATCCCAAACCCAGCAAACTGGTTTTCTGGCGCATGATCACCCGTCGCCTCGTAATAAGTGCTTCATTTGAAAGGCCTTCCAATATCGCCCGCAAAGGCGAAGGTGGCCGGACGCTGGAGAGGATGCGCCCGACCGGAGATTTGAGCAGCCGATATCCCGATAGGTCATACCGGCCACACGGGGGGTTATTTCATGATGATCGCGTCAGCCATCGTGGCCTTATATTCGGCTTCCACATCGGCCACCGCATCAGCCACGCTCTTCTGACCGGTCCAAGACGCTTCAAGCCCCTTGAACATGACATTCCAGAAAGCGCCGAATTCGGTATTGTTCGGCATGGAGACAGCATGCGGCAGCAGACGCACGGTTGCTTCAGAGGCCCAACGGTCGTTGGAATAAAGCGGAATGGCAGTCTGCTCGGAGCCTATAGCCAGATGACCGGACTTGATGGCATGCAGCGTGTTGAGGCGCGGCTCGGAAGCAATGGCGACGAGCTGGGATGAAATTTCCGCCACCTCGTCATCGCCCGTATTGCTCACCAGATAGACCAGCGGATGGGTGACGGTGTTTGGCTTGCCGTTGGCGTTGCCTTCAGGAATGAGGGAAAACTGGATATTGCCGAAGAAATCCTGCTGGCCTTCCTTCTTGTAGCGGGCATAGTGCCAGGTGCCACCATGCCAGATACCGGCCTTGCCATTGGCAACTTCGTTATACCACTGGCCCCAGTCGGTCCCCAGATGGGTTGGAGAGGTCACGCCCATTTTCACCGCATCAGCAAAGAACTGATACATGTCGATCATGGCCTGCTTGTTGAAGACCAGCTTGCCGGTTTCAGCATCCTGAATTTCCCCGCCGAAGCTGACATAGAATTGCCAATAGTCAGGGCCGTTGGACACGCGCGGATAGAAGCCATGGCCTTTTTCGACCAGACCGGCATCCTGCATTTTCTTGGCATCATTGAGGGCGTCATAAAGGGTATAGTCGCCGGATTCGATCTTGGCTGGCAGCGCCTCGATCTGCTCGTCGCTGTAACCGATGGCCTTCATATGCGGCTTGAAGAAGAAGAATGGGCGAGATTCGGCATCCTGCGGCAAGCCCCAGACCTGACCATTGAAGGAAGCAATGTCGATCAGGTTGGGATAGATCTGGTTCATCGGCCATGCGTCAAGGTCGATATAGTCCTCAATCGGACGGATCAGGCCGGACTGGGACCATGGCGCGATATCTTCATGGCCCGTCACGATGATATTCGGGGCGGTCTTGGATTCGGCCGCCAGAGTAACGGCCTGCTTGAAATCGTCCCAGCTGGTGAAGGTCTTTTTCTCCACCTTGATCGAGAGATCGTCACCGCTTATGGCAGCTTCGCGCATCAATTCTTCTGCGGCAATCTCGATATTGTCGACGCGATAATTCTCACTCTCGCCGGTTCCTCCAGACCACACACTGATGGTCAGATCCTTGGCCAGCACTGCCGTGCTGGACAAGGCGAGCGCAGCGGTAATCGCCGCAAGCTTGAGGCTTTTGGAAAGGGTCATCCCTATATCTCCATGAAACGAATAATGGCTTGAAATCCGGACTCTGCGCTGAAGGCAGAGGTTGAAAGATGGCTCTTGCACACGTGTGCATTACCGGACTCTAAGCGCTCTACGTGACATGATTATTACGGTTGCCCAGAATTTTTGTGACACGGGCTTTTTGGCGCCATCGATACAGAAAACAGCCAAGGGCCGACCTGTCAGGCCAGCCCTCTTTCATGAAAATCAGGGATATTTAGTTCTGTCGGCCCGCTGGGCCACCACGATCATTCGCCCGAAAGCGCAATCACAGGATCGAGCCTTGAGGCATTGCGCGCAGGCAGATAACCAAAGGCGATACCGATGAAGCAGGAGCAGGCCACCGCCGCGACAATCGAACTGGTTGAATAGACAAGGCTTATGCTGCCGCTGAAATAGCTGAAGGCTGCACCGAAGCCAAGCGCGGTGCCGATCCCGGCAATCCCGCCCACCAGACAGACCAGCGACGCTTCAATCAGAAACTGCCGCAAAATATCGGACTGGCGCGCCCCGACGGCCATACGCACCCCGATTTCCGAAATCCGCTCGGAAACCGAAACCAGCATGATATTCATCACCCCGATACCACCGACAATCAGCGATATGACCGCAATCGAGCCAATGAGCAGCGTCATGGTCTGGGTGGTGCTGGTAATCGTCTGACGGATATCATCGGTATTGAGAATATAGAAATCTTTCGAGCCATGCCGCTGTGTCAGGATCTTGGTTGCAGCCTCTTCTGCATAGCCCATATCGAAATTATCTCGCACCCGCAAGGTGATGCTGCGCAAGGTCTTGTCGCCTAGAAACCGCGCCTGCACTGTGGTGTAGGGCAAATAGAGCGAAAGCCGCTGACTGGAGCCGAAACCATTCTGCTTGGCCTCGGTCACCCCAACCACCCGCAATGGCACCGAACCGACAAACACGGTTTTCCCGATCGGATCAATCGCGCCATCCTCAAACAGCGCATCCTTGGTATTGTCGTCGATCACGACTTCCTGTGCGAAGTCATGAACGCTTTGCCCATCGAAAAAGCGCCCGGCGGCCAGCGTCAGCCCCTTGGCCGAAAAATACTGCTCGCTGACCCCATTCACCTGCGCATTGCTTTCGGTGGACCCGTAACGAATGGTTTCCTGCGTCGAAACCGTCGGCGTCACCGCCATGGTGAAAGGCATCTTGGCCAGTTGGTCGGCATCATCCACCACAAGCGTGGTAATGCGCCCGGACCGCACATCACCGAAATTCTGACCGGCGAAAATCTCCAGAGAATTGGTGCCCAGACTGGAAATATTCTCCAGAACCTGCTGCTGCGAGCCCTGCCCGAGTGCAACGACACTGACCACAGAAGCAATACCGATGATGATACCCAGCATGGTGAGAAAGGCACGCAGCTTGTGCGCCCACATCGACCGCGCAGCCATGCTGAAAGCTTCAAACAATGGCCCGAACAGCCCCGTTTTCATCGGCTGCAGAAAGCGGGCCTTGGCTTGAGGCGGCTGCAGAGACGAGCCCGACGCCTGCAAGGCTGCTGTTTCGGCGGCCCCGGCCTCATGTGAAGGCTTGTCCGAAATGATCCGGCCATCACTGATTTCGATGATGCGATCGGCCCGCGCGGCAATGGAAGGATCGTGTGTGACGATAATCACCGTGCGCCCCTCCTGCTGCAATTCGCGCAGAATGGCCAGCACTTCATTGCCGCTTTGCGTATCCAGCGCTCCGGTTGGCTCATCAGCCAGAATGATTTCCGCATCATTCATCAGGGCCCGGGCGATGGAAACGCGCTGTTGCTGTCCACCGGAAAGCTGGTTGGGCCGATGATCGGCCCGCGATTCCATACCGAGACGGGCCAGCAATTGCTGAGCCCTTTCCTGCCGCCTGCCGGATGAAATCCCCGCATAGACAGCCGGAATTTCAACATTGCCCGTGGCAGACAATTCTCCAAGCAAGTGATAGCGCTGAAAGATGAAACCGAAATATTCCCGTCTGAGCTTGGCCAGAGCATCTCCGGAAAATTTGCCCGCCTCTCGGCCTGAAATGCGATAGCTGCCCGATGTTGCCTTGTCCAGACAGCCCAGAATATGCATCAGGGTTGACTTGCCAGAACCGGAGGTGCCGATAATGGCAACCATTTCCCCGGCATTGATCGTCAGATCAACGTCATCAAGCGCA
It encodes the following:
- a CDS encoding MacB family efflux pump subunit: MSEPLIRIEKLRREFKSGDSIVVALDDVDLTINAGEMVAIIGTSGSGKSTLMHILGCLDKATSGSYRISGREAGKFSGDALAKLRREYFGFIFQRYHLLGELSATGNVEIPAVYAGISSGRRQERAQQLLARLGMESRADHRPNQLSGGQQQRVSIARALMNDAEIILADEPTGALDTQSGNEVLAILRELQQEGRTVIIVTHDPSIAARADRIIEISDGRIISDKPSHEAGAAETAALQASGSSLQPPQAKARFLQPMKTGLFGPLFEAFSMAARSMWAHKLRAFLTMLGIIIGIASVVSVVALGQGSQQQVLENISSLGTNSLEIFAGQNFGDVRSGRITTLVVDDADQLAKMPFTMAVTPTVSTQETIRYGSTESNAQVNGVSEQYFSAKGLTLAAGRFFDGQSVHDFAQEVVIDDNTKDALFEDGAIDPIGKTVFVGSVPLRVVGVTEAKQNGFGSSQRLSLYLPYTTVQARFLGDKTLRSITLRVRDNFDMGYAEEAATKILTQRHGSKDFYILNTDDIRQTITSTTQTMTLLIGSIAVISLIVGGIGVMNIMLVSVSERISEIGVRMAVGARQSDILRQFLIEASLVCLVGGIAGIGTALGFGAAFSYFSGSISLVYSTSSIVAAVACSCFIGIAFGYLPARNASRLDPVIALSGE
- a CDS encoding extracellular solute-binding protein, with protein sequence MTLSKSLKLAAITAALALSSTAVLAKDLTISVWSGGTGESENYRVDNIEIAAEELMREAAISGDDLSIKVEKKTFTSWDDFKQAVTLAAESKTAPNIIVTGHEDIAPWSQSGLIRPIEDYIDLDAWPMNQIYPNLIDIASFNGQVWGLPQDAESRPFFFFKPHMKAIGYSDEQIEALPAKIESGDYTLYDALNDAKKMQDAGLVEKGHGFYPRVSNGPDYWQFYVSFGGEIQDAETGKLVFNKQAMIDMYQFFADAVKMGVTSPTHLGTDWGQWYNEVANGKAGIWHGGTWHYARYKKEGQQDFFGNIQFSLIPEGNANGKPNTVTHPLVYLVSNTGDDEVAEISSQLVAIASEPRLNTLHAIKSGHLAIGSEQTAIPLYSNDRWASEATVRLLPHAVSMPNNTEFGAFWNVMFKGLEASWTGQKSVADAVADVEAEYKATMADAIIMK
- a CDS encoding sugar ABC transporter permease, whose amino-acid sequence is MRQKTSLLGLGFMTPALVMVLLFFLIPVVLTGVFAFTNMSTATGISGGDYMITPQTIRHLADNPALDTNTIEALGTKGYHVGEASLKAAAEAGVSPAFLAEIGEKLGGKSFKSNRDFVRALKKLRSRPRSMRDLKLAAEPFSQSILNQRFATKEAFLAGLAALDLSLDAGGRDLLAKEAYTGWSWTTENFRTLVNKPGSKFIILNTIFYVATTLVLFNIGFALFLAVTTFYLPQGQATFFRAVWLLPRISPPVLYVLLWKWLLWDNGFLSTLTGWFGVAPFNYMLGSVSSAWTAVILINGFIGASMGMLIFSSALNSIPASMLHASEVDGASRWQQIRHIILPQLRWPILFVTSYQTLSLLTSFQEILLSTDGGPGGSTTVWSLEAYFTALNNYAGNLQYGYGASMALVLVVVGILLSLLYLRVFKFNQLVAKPRIEN